In Chiroxiphia lanceolata isolate bChiLan1 chromosome 7, bChiLan1.pri, whole genome shotgun sequence, the DNA window CCCTCCCTCATGCttgtccctcctgtcccacagCCACCCTGTCCGCTCCTTCGTCCAGGAAAATATTGCCATCTACTACGCCTCATAGTGAGTAGGGGATCTGCTGGCTTGTGCTCCCCCAGCTCATGCCCTCCACATTTGCAGCCTCCCAGCCTGGGGGCTGGTCCTGGTGGGAGATTGCAGGGTTGACACCTCCTGCCtctttttgcagtgctgtgttccTGGTAACCTACTTGGTGCTGGCTTGCTGCCAGGGTCCCCGGTGAGTCTCTGGGACCCACAGGGTGGAGTGTGTGGATATGGCAGGGGTGTCTCTAGAGCATTAAGATTGGGGTCTtgcctggggctgcccctggggGACTGGGGACCAGAGGAACATGATGTAGCCCTGTCACCAGCTCACCTCTCTTCTCGTTTGTCCTCAGGAGACGCTTTCCATGGAATATCATCCTGCTGAGCTCTTTGTGAGTGGGCTGGACTGGTGGAGGGTCCTGGTGGTGTCCccatggcacagcagctccctggacaggctgggaggGATAGGGGGATATGTGGGCATGTGAGGGCAGCGAGGAACTGCTGCCCCCTGTGGTGCCACCCAGCCTGCTGAGCCCACTCTTCTCTTCCACAGACGCTGGCCATGGGGCTGATGACAGGGACCATTGCCAGGTACGGCCTAGGGACACTGTGGTGACAGGAGCTGGTGTCCCTCCTGTCCTCCCCAATGCGGCTGGCTCAAGTGAGAGGCTGTCAAGAGCCAGGGGACACTTCAGTCACTTGGGCTTACAGACAGGGGGGTTCCTGTCCAGgatctgggctgtgcagggggtCACCAACAccctgctgggcagggggatgcCGAAGCATGAGGTGACTGTGGTGTCCCCTCCATCCACAGCGTGCACCGGACCAATGCTGTCCTGATTGCTATGCTCATCACTGCCATTGTGGCCATCATTGTCACCATCTTCTGCTTCCAGACCAAGGCAAGGAGAgatgccctgccctgccccacctCGGGGAGGGAGCACGTCAGTGGGAACACCCTGGGCTCTCCTgttacatatgtgtgtgtgtgtgtgtgtcccatCAGGTGATTTTACATCGTGTCCGGGGCTGTTCTGTGTGCTGGGCATTGTGGTCATGGTGACCGGGATCATCACTGCCATCGTCCTCTCCTTCAAATATGTGAGTcggggggacagaggggctgtgggctgCCAATGGGTGTTCCCAGtcaggtgtccccagggctggtaCAGGCACAGGGTTTGGGTGGTCCCCCTTTGCTGGGAAGCAGGGTGTGGTGCCAGCCACAAAAGGCAGCttgcctgcagggagagggtGCGTCAGCATCAGCATCTTGGGAGCTGGGTGTGGGCAGGACCTGCCCTGCCTTGCCTGCTGCCTGCTAGCACCCTGGCTCACCCTTCCCTTGTCCCCTTCCTGTGCAGGTCTACTGGCTCCACATGCTGTATGCAGCCATCGGGGCCATTGCGTTCACACTGGTGAGTTCACAgctggggtgggcagagggtgtcaggcagggactggggagggaggaatcCCCCCTCTGTCCTTGCCTGACACCCTCTGTCCCCCCAGTTCCTTGCCTATGACACCCAACTTGTGCTGGGGAACAGGAAGAACACACTGAGCCCCGAGGAGTACATCTATGGAGCCCTCACCATCTACACCGACATCATCTACATCTTCACCTTCCTCCTGCAGATAGTGGGCCGGGATTAGCCCTGGGACTCCTCCTGTCCTCCCTGGCTGCCCCTCACCCCCTCCTCTTGTCTCTATACAGGATAGTTCACTTACCATGACTCTTAACGCTTTGGCATTCCTACCTGTAGGCTGCTAAGGAAAGGGCCTTCCCTTGATCATCCCCCAACAAgcctcccagggcagtgggggggACTAGCTGCCAGTGTTTAGGCAGTGCCCGGCCTTGGCACTGCTTACTGAGGCTATACCGATGGCATTGGGTTGGCAGTGGGATGCCAGAGCCCTGCCTGGGCACcgggagctggcagcagctgctgggatcGCGTTGGAATTTTTTGGCAGAGTCTGGTTGGCGTCATTCACTCAGTGCCTTAAATGCGGCTCTGGCCGTGCCCCCCCcaagctgtggctgtgcctggcATGGGCGGGGGGCAGCTGGTACCCCCGTGGCAGAGCTCACATTGCAGAGGCCCTGCAGCCACGGATGTGGGCAAAGTTGCACTTGCtaaataaaaacacttcagttttccAGATGGTGCCGGTCTTATTGGTGCGACAACTCCCCCGAAAAACCCGTGGGCAGCCTCTGCGGGGGCTGTGGCCTGGTACAGCACAAACACTGCTTTGGGATGGGAAAACCAAGGGATGGAAAAACCAAGGTCATACTGCTCCAGGCCTGGCCTCCCTTGCCTGCCTGTACGCCCTGCCTTGTGGGCAGAACCCTGGGGCTGAACAGTGAGGGAGCAACCACATATGCACTGAGCTCTTCCACTTTATTTGTCCCTGTCCAGCTCCACGACCACTCCATGGACTGGACAGGAAGGGCAGGTGACAGTGTCAAGTGTCCCATGGGGCTGGTGTCCCTTGGCCAGTCCCTTCAAGGTGCCACAGTGCcagcctggggatggggggcagCCCGGCTATGCCCCCCTGGCCACTGTCTTGTATCGCTCTGTCTCGTACTCCCCCTGGTTGGCTTGCATCATCTTTTGGCGGATTTTGAGCTGCTCCAGACGGTTTTTGTCCACTTGCCGTTTGgccaggaggaagaggattATTCCAGAAGGCAATCCGATGGCCCTGCAGGACAACTAGTAGTCAGGAGATAGAGAGAGCTGGCAGGGAAACAAGGGTGCTGTGCCACTCGGGGGCAGCCCCCTGCTCAGTACTACAGCCCCCCAGGGCCCCCAttccaccccagccctgcagagcagtgcagccTCCCGGGCCGGCCCTCTCCCACTGCCCGATCCACTCACCAGGCCACTCCCACCGGTTTCATCGGATTCTTGCCCCTCTTGCGGGTGGGGATGTACTCCACCCCCTCAGGGAGCCCCCCGCTGCCCGGCTCCGGCCCAGCCTGTTGTCCTGCTGGCCggtggcagctctgcctgagaAGCCGTGTGCCCGGGGGGCCCGGCTGCCCCCAGGGCCTGGCGGGACCCAGGGGAGatcctgctgccaccagcagtCCTGAAGGAAGAAGCATTAGGGAGGGACAGCGTGGGGGGGCCCAGCCTGGGATGCCCGAGGCTCCTGCTCTTGTTCTTACCCCcacccatccccatccctgttcccctACGCCTACCCTTATCCCtgcccatccccatccctgttcccctgcccctgctcttATCCCTGCCGATCCCCATctccccatccccgtccccatcctcatcccccTGCCGTGCTCCTGCcccgccgccagggggcgctcGAAGGCGGCGCCTGAGCCGTGCGGGGAGTGGCCAAGCGTGGGGGGCGTGGCAAAGTGCACAGAGGGCGTGACCAATCACACCGGAGGCGTGGCTCTAAGCCCCGTCCTCagccgggcggggccggggcccgCGGACCGTGTCCTGGGGTGGTGGCGGGACAGTTCCGGTCCCCCCGCCCTGGGCCACCCCCTCCGCCCGACCTCCCGCCCGCCGTTACCGCGCAGTCCGCCTCGCGCCGCCGCCATGGTGGTGGTGTGCAGCGGCCGCGCTGCATGCCGGGAGCTGCAGTCCCACTGCGGGGGGACCACCGGCGGGTGGCGCTGCACGGCGGGGGCGCGGAAAACTATATCTCCCAGAGCCAacgcgcggggcggggccggcccgTCCCGCTGGCGGAAAAGGCGGGGTCCGCGTGCGGGCGCGGGCCGTGGTTAGCTGGAGCGGgagggcggcgggcggggattggccggggcggggcgcgcggcggaagcggcggcggcggcggcgggcgggtCGGCATGGAGCCCACGGAGGGTCCGGGGGCGTTGGGCCTGCACGGCGACGAGGAGATCATCGAGGTGGTGGAGCTGGGCCCGCCCGGGCCGGGTGAGACGGGGCGCTCCGCGCCGCGCATCGG includes these proteins:
- the TMBIM1 gene encoding LOW QUALITY PROTEIN: protein lifeguard 3 (The sequence of the model RefSeq protein was modified relative to this genomic sequence to represent the inferred CDS: inserted 1 base in 1 codon; substituted 1 base at 1 genomic stop codon), which encodes MSQPSAPPAYDDXNPLYPPPPGGYPQPHHYPGGYPQPGGYPPAAGYGQPGGYPAAGGYSHPGMAIPTMPVRFGDDGIGDGSPFQSVDWDDRKVRHTFIRKVYAIISLQLLVTVGIISVFTFVHPVRSFVQENIAIYYASYAVFLVTYLVLACCQGPRRRFPWNIILLSSLXTLAMGLMTGTIASVHRTNAVLIAMLITAIVAIIVTIFCFQTKGDFTSCPGLFCVLGIVVMVTGIITAIVLSFKYVYWLHMLYAAIGAIAFTLFLAYDTQLVLGNRKNTLSPEEYIYGALTIYTDIIYIFTFLLQIVGRD